The Corynebacterium vitaeruminis DSM 20294 genome window below encodes:
- a CDS encoding monovalent cation/H(+) antiporter subunit G codes for MLTDVISLVFIGLGAFFVFSAAVGLVRLGDTLSRVHAVTKPQTVGLILTVIGAIVRVVGSPSFDISQRGDLGILVLLVLFALMTGPVTGQRLGRVSRREGLYGPPDHLSANEAPAQRAVRRKP; via the coding sequence ATGCTCACCGACGTCATCTCCCTCGTGTTCATCGGGCTCGGCGCCTTCTTCGTGTTCTCCGCGGCGGTGGGGCTCGTGCGGCTGGGCGACACGCTATCGCGAGTGCACGCGGTGACCAAGCCGCAGACGGTCGGGCTCATCCTCACCGTCATCGGCGCGATCGTGCGGGTGGTGGGCTCGCCGTCCTTCGACATCAGCCAGCGCGGGGATCTGGGGATCTTGGTCCTGCTCGTGCTGTTCGCGCTCATGACCGGGCCGGTGACCGGCCAGCGGCTCGGGCGCGTGAGCCGCCGCGAGGGGCTCTACGGGCCGCCGGATCACTTAAGCGCGAACGAGGCGCCGGCGCAGCGGGCGGTGCGGAGGAAGCCTTAG
- a CDS encoding LytR C-terminal domain-containing protein, whose product MAMILIAVALLLAAWGAYSMTRDNSDDPTVTAPATSTAAPASQAATTDAQAPASSAAPAPASSAAAAPATDAQAPAAQASEIKQVHVLNNSTVQGLAASVADQLKAKGYETGEVGNFPDTIVPENTVYYTAGNAAAEQAARTLADKVGGVAAVRPDNLPAGTDDPNSLVLVLATETTVK is encoded by the coding sequence ATGGCCATGATCCTCATCGCCGTTGCCCTGCTGCTCGCCGCGTGGGGTGCCTACTCCATGACCCGCGACAACTCGGACGACCCGACGGTCACCGCGCCGGCCACCAGCACCGCCGCGCCAGCAAGCCAGGCGGCCACCACCGACGCCCAGGCCCCGGCCAGCAGCGCGGCCCCCGCGCCCGCCTCCTCCGCCGCCGCGGCACCTGCCACCGACGCCCAGGCCCCGGCCGCCCAGGCGTCGGAGATCAAGCAGGTCCACGTCCTCAACAACTCCACCGTCCAGGGGCTGGCCGCCAGCGTCGCGGACCAGCTCAAGGCCAAGGGCTACGAGACCGGCGAGGTGGGCAACTTCCCCGACACCATCGTCCCGGAGAACACCGTCTACTACACCGCGGGCAACGCCGCCGCCGAGCAGGCCGCGCGCACCCTGGCGGACAAGGTGGGCGGCGTCGCCGCCGTGCGCCCGGACAACCTGCCTGCGGGCACGGACGACCCGAACTCGCTGGTTCTGGTGCTGGCGACGGAGACCACCGTCAAGTAG
- a CDS encoding Na+/H+ antiporter subunit E codes for MNGIRRRFRPYFTAWAVVMWVMLQGELTVGNVLAGLFIGLAVSLLLPLPAIPSGAIHVHLRPLIGLGWHWLGGLFRGAFAVAWISLRPAPPPTTAIVTVPMRVESELILALATALYNLQPGGTVTDIDVGNREWTIHLLNAGSDSDIERQKRAVAELERRLIATFERGLK; via the coding sequence ATGAACGGGATCCGGCGACGCTTCCGCCCGTACTTCACGGCCTGGGCGGTGGTGATGTGGGTGATGCTGCAGGGCGAGCTGACGGTGGGCAACGTGCTCGCGGGGCTGTTCATCGGGCTGGCCGTGTCCCTGCTGCTGCCGCTGCCCGCCATCCCCAGCGGGGCCATCCACGTGCACCTTCGACCCCTGATCGGGCTCGGGTGGCACTGGCTCGGCGGGCTGTTTCGGGGCGCGTTCGCGGTCGCGTGGATCTCGCTTCGGCCCGCCCCGCCGCCGACCACCGCCATCGTCACCGTGCCCATGCGCGTGGAGTCCGAGCTCATCCTCGCGCTGGCCACCGCGCTGTACAACCTACAGCCCGGCGGCACCGTCACGGACATCGACGTGGGCAACCGCGAGTGGACCATCCACCTGCTCAACGCCGGGTCGGACTCCGACATCGAGCGCCAGAAACGCGCCGTCGCCGAGCTCGAGCGGCGGCTCATCGCCACCTTCGAAAGGGGACTTAAGTGA
- a CDS encoding glycosyltransferase 87 family protein: MSVRSLRSLPTLLVIFAAIAAFVIYREAFIYDEAHAFQAAPIDLQVYRLAGQQVASGGNLYDGDFIPGLPFTYPPFAGMIFSWFASWSTTATTWGWQGLNFFSMVAVIAMVFGTKVRAGFGVWLLAVLIAISSFGLDSIHGSFFYGQINPLLMLLVALDFLPKRNLGGIGVGLAAGLKLTPAFFVIVFLAQKRYLAALTSFITFLATVALGFATIPDASRFWTNAISDSSRVGEHTNPGAQSLRSVMLRVFGVDNMAAWLVAAIITVVLIWVGLRYATKHHSPAVAMSLAGIGACLISPFTWFHHWVWVVPAMACLIVWVDGLATRASSGLVRQASAFVGAGAVVAITLPQLTWIISKPLNFFSQADYPDRLYNAAFSAVGAAIIVGYVAFNVALTLTRRFGRKAVVAGAASAVAPS; this comes from the coding sequence ATGTCCGTGCGTTCCCTCCGCAGCCTCCCCACCCTCCTCGTCATCTTCGCGGCGATCGCGGCCTTCGTGATCTACCGCGAGGCCTTCATCTACGACGAGGCCCACGCCTTTCAGGCCGCGCCGATAGACCTACAGGTCTACCGGCTCGCGGGCCAGCAGGTGGCAAGCGGCGGCAACCTCTACGACGGCGACTTCATTCCGGGCCTGCCGTTTACCTACCCGCCGTTCGCGGGCATGATCTTCTCTTGGTTCGCCTCCTGGTCCACCACGGCGACCACCTGGGGCTGGCAGGGGCTCAACTTCTTCTCGATGGTGGCGGTCATCGCGATGGTCTTCGGCACCAAGGTGCGCGCGGGCTTCGGCGTGTGGCTGCTCGCCGTGCTCATCGCGATCAGCTCGTTTGGCCTCGACTCCATCCACGGCAGCTTCTTCTACGGCCAGATCAACCCGCTGCTCATGCTGCTTGTCGCCCTCGACTTCCTCCCCAAGCGCAACCTGGGCGGCATCGGCGTGGGGCTGGCCGCGGGCCTCAAGCTCACCCCGGCCTTCTTCGTCATCGTCTTCCTCGCGCAGAAGCGCTACCTGGCCGCCCTGACCAGCTTCATCACCTTCCTGGCCACCGTGGCGCTCGGCTTCGCCACGATCCCGGACGCCTCGAGGTTCTGGACCAACGCCATCAGCGACTCCTCGCGCGTGGGCGAGCACACCAACCCCGGCGCGCAGTCGCTGCGCTCGGTCATGCTGCGCGTGTTCGGCGTCGACAACATGGCCGCCTGGCTGGTCGCGGCGATCATCACCGTGGTGCTCATCTGGGTGGGGCTGCGTTATGCGACCAAGCACCACTCGCCCGCCGTGGCCATGTCGCTGGCGGGCATCGGCGCGTGCCTCATCTCCCCGTTCACGTGGTTCCACCACTGGGTGTGGGTGGTCCCCGCGATGGCGTGCCTCATCGTGTGGGTCGACGGCCTCGCCACCCGCGCGTCGAGCGGGCTTGTCCGCCAGGCCAGCGCGTTCGTGGGCGCGGGCGCGGTGGTGGCGATCACCCTGCCGCAGCTGACGTGGATCATCTCCAAGCCGCTGAACTTCTTCTCCCAGGCCGACTACCCCGATCGGCTCTACAACGCGGCGTTTAGCGCCGTGGGCGCGGCGATCATCGTGGGTTACGTCGCCTTCAACGTCGCGCTGACGCTTACGCGGCGGTTCGGACGCAAGGCGGTCGTCGCGGGAGCGGCGTCCGCGGTGGCGCCCAGCTAG
- a CDS encoding DUF6308 family protein: MSTPRALRLPAALTGSVAMLTAPESDALRLLERYYRVRREGWPENGEYFTGAFFDEWNDQPIPQRASKFTAEDIVAVSYLSVVIPARAIVELLEFRAPELNECLARAVVECTDYATLKDVPLELTDPEIQGALPPDERWAPLQLERMLRAIRGIGPVSASKLIAHKLPHIYPVYDREVAALALPSRHYLHPLHRTLRETDLGEKLAALREAAALPASVPLLRVFDVVAWMEATHPASRSSPKV; this comes from the coding sequence ATGAGCACACCTCGCGCACTGCGCCTGCCCGCGGCTCTCACGGGTTCCGTCGCCATGCTCACCGCCCCGGAATCTGACGCTCTACGCCTGCTTGAGCGCTACTACCGGGTGCGCCGGGAGGGTTGGCCGGAAAACGGCGAGTATTTCACGGGTGCCTTCTTCGACGAGTGGAACGACCAGCCAATTCCCCAGCGTGCGAGCAAATTCACCGCGGAGGACATCGTCGCGGTCAGCTACCTGAGCGTGGTCATCCCGGCCCGCGCGATCGTGGAGCTGCTCGAGTTCCGCGCGCCGGAACTTAACGAGTGCCTCGCCCGCGCTGTCGTCGAGTGCACGGACTACGCCACGCTTAAGGACGTCCCCCTCGAGTTGACCGACCCAGAGATCCAAGGTGCCCTTCCCCCGGACGAAAGGTGGGCGCCGCTGCAACTCGAACGCATGCTCCGCGCAATCCGTGGGATCGGGCCGGTTTCCGCCAGCAAGCTCATCGCTCACAAACTGCCGCACATCTATCCCGTCTATGACCGCGAGGTCGCGGCGCTCGCCCTACCCAGCAGGCACTACCTGCACCCGCTGCACCGGACACTGCGCGAGACGGACCTCGGGGAAAAGCTGGCAGCGCTGCGCGAGGCTGCAGCGCTGCCAGCCAGCGTCCCGCTGCTGAGGGTCTTCGACGTCGTCGCGTGGATGGAAGCGACACATCCCGCGTCGAGGTCATCGCCTAAAGTGTGA
- a CDS encoding glutamate--cysteine ligase, with protein sequence MPQPFHASARPTLGVEWEIALVDPQTRDLVPRAGEVIEKVAAAHPEIHLEREFLANTVELVTPVCRNAGEATAYLDSCLRAIKEATDELGLKLWSSGSHPFSDFRTQPVSEKGHYKEIIERTQYWGNQMLIWGIHVHVGISDKDRVWPIINAMLTMYPHLLALTASSPGWDGIDTGYASNRTMLYQQLPTAGLPYQFRNWQEWESYMDDQDKSGVINHTGSMHFDIRPAGKWGTIEVRVSDATSNLRELSAVVALTHLLVIYFDRMIDRGEALPSLQDWHVAENKWRAARYGMEALIITSRDTDERLVTEDLEDWLEKLAPLAKEFDCEGELGLVREIMERGAGYQRQRAIFQQTGSWEAAVDATCAEMNTLRPLAGGEVASGQGHKEDADER encoded by the coding sequence ATGCCCCAGCCGTTTCACGCCTCCGCACGGCCAACCCTGGGCGTGGAGTGGGAGATCGCGCTCGTCGATCCCCAGACCCGGGACCTGGTCCCGCGCGCGGGCGAGGTGATCGAGAAGGTCGCCGCCGCCCACCCGGAGATCCACCTTGAGCGCGAGTTCCTCGCCAACACCGTCGAGCTGGTCACCCCGGTCTGCCGCAACGCGGGCGAGGCCACCGCCTACCTGGACTCCTGCCTCCGGGCCATCAAGGAGGCCACCGACGAGCTGGGGCTCAAGCTCTGGTCCTCCGGCTCGCACCCGTTCTCCGACTTCCGCACGCAGCCGGTGAGCGAGAAGGGCCACTACAAGGAGATCATCGAGCGCACCCAGTACTGGGGCAACCAGATGCTCATTTGGGGCATCCACGTCCACGTCGGCATCTCCGACAAGGACCGCGTCTGGCCGATCATCAACGCGATGCTCACCATGTACCCGCACCTGCTGGCGCTCACGGCTTCCTCGCCCGGCTGGGATGGCATCGACACCGGGTACGCCTCCAACCGCACCATGCTCTACCAGCAGCTTCCCACCGCGGGCCTGCCGTACCAGTTCCGCAACTGGCAGGAGTGGGAGTCCTACATGGACGACCAGGACAAGTCGGGCGTTATCAACCACACCGGCTCCATGCACTTCGACATCCGCCCGGCGGGCAAGTGGGGCACCATCGAGGTGCGCGTCTCGGACGCGACGAGCAACCTGCGCGAGCTCTCGGCCGTCGTGGCGCTCACCCACCTGCTCGTGATCTACTTCGACCGCATGATCGACCGCGGGGAGGCCCTGCCCAGCCTGCAGGATTGGCACGTGGCCGAGAACAAGTGGCGCGCCGCCCGCTACGGCATGGAGGCGCTCATCATCACCTCCCGCGACACCGACGAGCGGCTGGTCACCGAGGACCTCGAGGACTGGCTTGAAAAGCTCGCCCCCCTGGCCAAGGAGTTCGACTGCGAGGGCGAGCTGGGGCTCGTCCGCGAGATCATGGAGCGCGGCGCGGGTTACCAGCGCCAGCGCGCGATCTTCCAGCAGACCGGCTCGTGGGAGGCCGCCGTCGACGCCACCTGCGCGGAGATGAACACGCTGCGCCCGCTCGCAGGCGGCGAGGTAGCCAGCGGGCAAGGCCACAAGGAAGACGCAGATGAGCGCTGA
- a CDS encoding DUF3263 domain-containing protein, producing the protein MLRFESTAPRTLGAKEDAIRAELGISPIRYYQKLNRAIDTPEAMQEFPLLTARLRRKRDSRADRRSGAHSD; encoded by the coding sequence CTGCTCCGCTTCGAGTCCACCGCGCCGCGCACCTTGGGCGCCAAGGAGGACGCCATCCGTGCTGAGCTGGGGATTTCCCCCATTCGCTACTACCAGAAGCTCAACCGGGCCATCGATACGCCCGAGGCGATGCAGGAGTTCCCCTTGCTCACGGCCAGGCTGCGCCGCAAGCGCGATTCTCGCGCCGATCGCAGGTCAGGGGCCCACAGCGACTAA
- a CDS encoding Na+/H+ antiporter subunit D, with amino-acid sequence MTSQLYDLLVSILPDLIPLPILLPALGAALALIFARSPRAQRAITVGILFALIALSVTLVLLVDREGIQTLQVGGWDAPVGITLVADRLSALMLAVSSLVLFCVMWYAIGQGVRDGDEEDPVAVFLPTYLLLSMGINVSFLAGDLFNLYVGFEIFLVASYVLLTLSASPARVRAGVSYVMVSMVSSVVFLIGLGLVYAAVGTLNMAQISQRMADVPGGTQSMIFAVLLVAFGIKAAVFPLDSWLPDSYPTAPSLVTAVFAGLLTKVGVYSIIRMRSVVFTSGTLDTLLMWVALATMLVGILGAMAQNDIKRLLSFTLVSHIGYMILGLALGTAQGLSGAIFYAIHHILVQTALFLVVGLIERQAGSSSLRRLGSLAKAFPLLGVLYMFPAMNLGGIPPFSGFLGKVIVLEAAARAGGPLSWLLIGGAVVTSLLTLYTMVVVWSKAFWRDRADAPEGDTALVRPTVLSDVTATTTVAERADVGRAPAGMLAATSVLVACSLGLTIVAGPVTAVTTRAAESAQDTSIYQEAVLGINPVPSRTVDQESNSERSDSLDERSQAERQASTSKGAR; translated from the coding sequence GTGACTAGCCAGCTCTACGACCTCCTCGTGTCGATCCTGCCCGACCTCATCCCGCTGCCCATCCTGCTGCCCGCCCTCGGCGCGGCGCTGGCGCTGATTTTCGCGCGCTCCCCGCGGGCGCAGCGGGCGATCACCGTGGGCATCCTGTTCGCGCTCATCGCGCTGTCGGTCACGCTCGTGCTGCTCGTCGACCGCGAGGGCATCCAGACCCTGCAGGTCGGCGGGTGGGACGCGCCCGTGGGCATCACGCTGGTCGCCGACCGGCTCTCCGCGCTCATGCTCGCCGTGAGCTCGCTCGTCTTGTTCTGCGTCATGTGGTACGCCATCGGCCAGGGCGTGCGCGACGGCGACGAGGAGGACCCGGTCGCGGTGTTCCTGCCCACCTACCTGCTGCTTTCCATGGGCATCAACGTCTCCTTCCTCGCCGGCGACCTGTTCAACCTCTACGTCGGCTTCGAGATCTTCCTGGTGGCCTCCTACGTCCTGCTCACGCTCTCGGCCTCCCCGGCGCGCGTGCGCGCGGGCGTGTCCTACGTGATGGTGTCGATGGTCAGCTCCGTGGTGTTCCTCATCGGCCTGGGGCTGGTCTACGCCGCGGTGGGCACGCTCAACATGGCGCAGATCTCCCAGCGCATGGCGGACGTGCCGGGCGGGACGCAGTCGATGATCTTCGCCGTCCTGCTCGTGGCGTTCGGCATCAAGGCGGCGGTGTTCCCGCTGGACAGCTGGCTTCCCGACTCCTACCCCACCGCCCCCTCGCTGGTCACCGCGGTGTTCGCGGGACTTCTGACCAAGGTGGGCGTCTACTCGATCATCCGCATGCGCTCGGTGGTGTTTACCTCCGGCACCCTCGACACCCTGCTCATGTGGGTCGCGCTGGCGACGATGCTCGTGGGCATCCTGGGCGCCATGGCGCAAAATGACATCAAGCGCCTTTTGAGCTTCACGCTGGTCAGCCACATCGGCTACATGATCTTAGGGCTGGCGCTCGGCACCGCGCAGGGGCTGTCCGGCGCCATCTTCTACGCCATCCACCACATCCTCGTCCAGACCGCGCTGTTCCTGGTGGTGGGGCTCATCGAGCGCCAGGCGGGCTCCTCCTCGCTGCGCAGGCTGGGCTCGCTGGCCAAGGCGTTCCCGCTGCTCGGCGTCTTGTACATGTTCCCGGCCATGAACCTGGGCGGCATCCCGCCGTTTTCCGGGTTCCTGGGCAAGGTCATCGTGCTGGAGGCCGCCGCCAGGGCCGGCGGCCCGCTGTCCTGGCTGCTCATCGGCGGCGCGGTAGTCACCAGCCTGCTCACCCTGTACACCATGGTCGTGGTGTGGTCGAAGGCCTTCTGGCGCGACCGCGCCGACGCTCCCGAGGGCGACACCGCGCTCGTGCGCCCGACCGTGCTCTCGGACGTCACCGCCACCACCACCGTCGCCGAGCGCGCCGACGTGGGCCGCGCGCCCGCGGGCATGCTGGCCGCCACCTCGGTGCTGGTGGCCTGCTCGCTAGGGCTGACGATCGTGGCCGGGCCGGTCACCGCCGTGACCACGCGCGCGGCGGAGTCCGCGCAGGACACCAGCATTTACCAGGAAGCCGTGCTGGGCATCAACCCCGTGCCCTCGCGGACCGTGGATCAGGAGTCCAACTCCGAGCGCTCCGACTCCCTCGATGAGCGCAGCCAGGCCGAGCGGCAGGCGTCGACAAGCAAGGGGGCGCGATGA
- a CDS encoding monovalent cation/H+ antiporter complex subunit F → MNPTAYNAALLVIACVFASSFLLTSYRILAGPNSIDRLLGMDAIAAMMQCALATYICWTLDTSVSYAMIVVALVGFISTVAVARFRKRDDA, encoded by the coding sequence GTGAACCCGACCGCCTACAACGCAGCGCTTCTGGTAATCGCCTGCGTGTTTGCCTCCTCCTTCCTGTTGACCAGCTACCGGATCCTCGCCGGCCCCAACTCGATCGACCGGCTGCTCGGCATGGACGCGATCGCCGCGATGATGCAGTGCGCGCTGGCCACCTACATCTGCTGGACGCTGGACACCTCGGTCTCCTACGCCATGATCGTCGTGGCCCTAGTGGGGTTCATCTCCACGGTGGCCGTCGCCCGCTTCCGCAAGAGGGACGATGCCTGA
- a CDS encoding alpha/beta hydrolase — MSADVVLVSPSGRHPDCWTQVVQALPNGVKPWLPSTFGLSFKEQVAAVERFLDKNELRRVVLAGHGTGADVVATVAVRSPGRVRALVLSHPAGILPGRAGLRFVPAFGERRKALKLLADIDWPGKPLPERTLALLVDGQGLEDASVTALPRGERPYFDADPARLAGIIAREATA, encoded by the coding sequence ATGAGCGCTGACGTCGTCCTCGTCTCGCCCTCGGGCCGCCACCCGGACTGCTGGACTCAGGTCGTCCAGGCGCTGCCGAACGGGGTGAAGCCGTGGCTGCCTTCCACTTTCGGGCTGTCGTTTAAGGAGCAGGTCGCGGCGGTGGAGCGCTTCCTCGACAAGAACGAGCTGCGCCGGGTGGTCCTCGCAGGTCACGGCACGGGCGCGGACGTCGTCGCCACCGTCGCGGTCCGTTCGCCGGGCCGCGTCCGCGCGCTCGTCCTCTCCCACCCCGCGGGCATCCTGCCCGGCCGCGCCGGGTTGCGGTTCGTTCCCGCCTTTGGTGAGCGTCGAAAAGCGTTGAAGCTGCTCGCCGACATCGATTGGCCAGGAAAACCGTTACCGGAGCGCACGCTGGCGTTGCTTGTCGACGGCCAAGGCCTGGAAGACGCATCCGTGACCGCGCTGCCGCGCGGCGAGCGCCCCTACTTCGACGCCGACCCGGCGCGGCTGGCCGGCATCATCGCGCGGGAGGCGACCGCCTAG